A single window of Labrus mixtus chromosome 23, fLabMix1.1, whole genome shotgun sequence DNA harbors:
- the trappc1 gene encoding trafficking protein particle complex subunit 1, giving the protein MTVHNLYVFDRNGSCLYYNEWNRKKQAGISKDEEFKLMYGMLFSIRSFVSKMSPLDMKEGFLSFQTSKYRLHYYETPSGLRFVMNTDLSVPNARETLQHIYSNLYVEYIVKNPVCVLGQSLDSELFSSRLDAYIRALPYYSPRAA; this is encoded by the exons ATGACGGTTCATAACTTGTACGTATTTGACCGTAACGGAAGTTGTCTTTACTACAACGAGTGGAACCGGAAGAAGCAGGCGGGGATCTCCAAGGACGAG gagtttAAGCTGATGTATGGGATGCTGTTCTCCATCCGATCATTCGTCAGTAAGATGTCTCCTCTGGACAT GAAGGAGGGCTTCCTGTCCTTTCAGACCAGTAAATATCGTCTCCATTACTACGAGACTCCCAGTGGTCTGAGGTTTGTGATGAACACAGACCTGTCTGTCCCCAACGCCAGAGAGACGCTGCAGCACATATACAGTaat ctgtacGTTGAGTACATAGTGAAGAAcccggtgtgtgtgttgggtcaGAGTTTGGACAGTGAACTCTTCAGCAGCCGTCTGGACGCCTACATCAGAGCTCTGCCGTACTACAGCCCCCGAGCAGCCTag
- the psmb6 gene encoding proteasome subunit beta type-6 translates to MAAAASMMPYFGQQISSKHDMVPDWTSQEVSTGTTIMAVEYDGGVVMGADSRTTTGAYIANRVTDKLTPIHDRIFCCRSGSAADTQAIADVVTYQLGFHSIELDEPPLVETAANLFKASCYRYREELTAGILVGGWDSRKGGQVYCVPIGGMLVRQPVSVGGSGSTYIYGFMDSNYKPGMTKEQCLELTASALSLAMERDGSSGGVVRLASISEEGVERRVILGNQLKKFSTH, encoded by the exons ATGGCGGCCGCAGCATCAATGATGCCTTACTTTGGGCAGCAGATTTCCTCCAAACACGACATGGTACCGGACTGGACCAGCCAGGAAGTCAGCACCGGG ACCACCATCATGGCGGTGGAGTACGATGGAGGAGTAGTGATGGGTGCTGACTCTCGCACCACCACTGG agCTTACATCGCCAACAGAGTAACGGACAAACTGACTCCGATCCACGACAGAATCTTCTGCTGCAG GTCTGGATCAGCTGCTGACACTCAGGCCATCGCTGACGTGGTCACCTACCAGCTGGGCTTCCACAG CATTGAGCTGGATGAGCCCCCATTGGTGGAGACTGCTGCCAATCTATTCAAAGCGAGCTGCTACAGGTACAGAGAGGAGCTGACCGCTGGAATCCTGGTGGGCGGCTGGGACTCCAGGAAGGGGGGACAG gtgtaCTGCGTTCCTATTGGTGGGATGCTGGTGAGGCAGCCGGTGTCGGTGGGGGGCAGCGGCAGCACCTACATTTATGGCTTCATGGACTCAAACTACAAACCAGGAATGACCAAAGAGCAGTGTCTGGAGCTCACTGcgtcag CTCTGTCTCTGGCGATGGAGAGAGACGGTTCCAgcgggggcgtggtcagactgGCGAGCATCTCGGAGGAGGGAGTGGAGAGACGGGTCATTCTGGGAAACCAGCTGAAGAAATTCtccacacactaa